In Halobacteriovorax marinus SJ, the following proteins share a genomic window:
- a CDS encoding HVO_A0114 family putative DNA-binding protein: MSLEVLNINFQNKDEFLNEINGALFHGKEVKFHKKELSFDSIETFKRVMSQNKLQILMAISRLKPESVYQLEKSLLNRKYPHILKDCRQLESLGFIRLVESKGSKRQLRPELTFAYDIIKVNSKNPELIEIFNISLRSNRVLLEANAG; encoded by the coding sequence ATGAGTTTAGAAGTGTTAAACATTAACTTTCAAAATAAAGATGAATTCTTAAATGAAATAAACGGAGCTCTTTTCCATGGAAAAGAAGTTAAATTTCATAAAAAGGAACTGTCTTTTGACTCAATTGAAACTTTCAAAAGGGTAATGAGTCAAAATAAGTTACAAATACTGATGGCCATATCTCGCTTAAAGCCAGAGTCCGTCTACCAACTGGAAAAGAGTCTTCTCAATAGGAAATATCCTCACATTCTTAAGGATTGCAGGCAGCTTGAAAGCTTAGGCTTTATTAGATTGGTGGAAAGTAAAGGTTCAAAGAGACAACTTCGACCAGAACTGACATTTGCTTATGATATCATCAAAGTTAACTCTAAGAATCCTGAGCTCATAGAGATTTTCAACATATCTCTAAGGTCAAATCGTGTGCTCCTTGAGGCAAATGCCGGTTAA